A window from Moritella yayanosii encodes these proteins:
- a CDS encoding sugar fermentation stimulation protein, which produces MRLFLSIILPLLVILSYSGSAIAHVGFWSKTYTITHQLTNGESIASAKQIMIEKARIKASFDVRNYKLMNKPVDLTNYKHYVPIIQAAYIKITPQNKPQIVKDKDVYKGQIFVVQQIRVTFDEHYIGRSMAILRNNVSIEKSLITLDNEFDNSLKNLGEIKLAIAEPQITTQQSARLIRQQDHEVMQLTSVLDDVKRLFSAHGRSPKFNLAQLLKIRDSIDTQVIEPILNTKVQTRITAVEELSNGNVKVQVRVGWKLPLHHMHILHKYVRSADVTAPGGSSTYLKLSRFYNEKERAPSVLSANIYHYLASQKIYFDISIGSQHQRLGVLYPNGGDIMNNCNNPLARDADSQDKTSVCIVEQVFNDQQILSQPNIANPLTFTLNANEIDGQLSVKVKQIWQKADVEEDKQWRRELSQFN; this is translated from the coding sequence ATGCGTTTATTTCTGTCTATTATTTTACCTTTATTAGTGATACTCAGTTATAGCGGTAGTGCTATTGCTCACGTGGGATTTTGGTCAAAAACCTATACTATTACCCACCAACTCACTAATGGTGAAAGCATTGCTAGCGCCAAACAGATTATGATCGAAAAAGCCCGTATCAAAGCCAGTTTTGATGTGCGTAATTATAAGTTAATGAACAAACCCGTTGATCTCACCAACTACAAACATTATGTGCCTATTATTCAAGCCGCTTACATTAAAATCACCCCGCAAAACAAACCTCAGATAGTCAAAGATAAGGACGTATATAAAGGTCAGATATTTGTAGTACAACAAATACGGGTAACATTTGATGAGCATTACATTGGTCGAAGTATGGCGATATTACGTAACAATGTCAGCATAGAAAAAAGTCTGATCACGCTGGATAACGAATTCGATAACAGTTTAAAAAATCTAGGCGAGATCAAATTAGCGATTGCCGAACCACAGATCACCACGCAGCAAAGCGCCCGCTTAATTCGCCAACAAGATCATGAAGTCATGCAACTGACGTCGGTACTCGATGATGTGAAACGATTGTTTTCAGCGCATGGCCGTAGCCCGAAATTCAACCTGGCGCAGTTATTAAAAATACGCGACAGCATTGATACTCAAGTCATCGAGCCCATCCTCAATACCAAAGTACAAACCCGTATTACCGCTGTTGAAGAACTCAGTAATGGGAATGTCAAAGTGCAAGTACGAGTGGGCTGGAAGCTACCATTACATCATATGCATATATTACATAAATATGTACGTTCTGCCGATGTAACTGCACCTGGGGGCAGCTCTACCTACTTAAAACTATCACGCTTTTATAACGAAAAAGAACGCGCCCCATCAGTACTTTCCGCGAATATCTATCATTACCTCGCCAGCCAAAAAATTTACTTTGACATTTCGATTGGCAGTCAACATCAAAGGTTAGGTGTACTCTATCCGAACGGCGGCGATATAATGAATAATTGTAATAACCCTCTCGCGCGGGATGCCGACAGTCAAGATAAAACCTCAGTGTGTATCGTCGAGCAAGTATTTAACGACCAGCAGATTTTATCGCAACCCAATATCGCCAACCCACTCACGTTCACCCTTAATGCCAATGAGATTGATGGTCAGCTTAGCGTTAAAGTAAAACAAATATGGCAAAAAGCGGATGTTGAAGAAGATAAACAATGGCGACGGGAGCTATCTCAATTCAATTAA
- the hrpB gene encoding ATP-dependent helicase HrpB, producing MAELPITSVLPSLFTALKSSNQVILQAPPGAGKSTLLPLKLLQEKIFSGRILMLEPRRLAARNIATFMASQLQQKVGEDVGYRMRGDTKVSKSTRLEVVTEGILTRMIQQDPELSDYDLIIFDEFHERSLNADIGLAFALEVQQGLRDDLKLLVMSATLDSEGLQKMLPDAKLLTAEGRCFPVSYSYHPMNLQHRTIKQALTGAIVATVKLALQQQGGNILVFLPGVSEIKRCQQQLQELVNAHLQVLPLYGQLTQQQQQAAINPIAKGLRKIVLATNIAETSLTIDGISVVIDSGLERRVSFSPRSGVSRLQTKRISQASATQRAGRAGRLQIGHCYRLWREEDHSRLDAQIEPEIITADLTSTCLELKVWGVNSFAELALLDQPSVANVQYAEALLTDLGALNAGNCSKHGQALAEFGMSPRLAHMLLTAKDWERERPGISWLACRLIALLEGSERLPLDLDFALQQMASGQFEQAQRQAQQWAQRFGFVKSSSQCRNTNTYTGLLLALAYPDRIAQRRDNTGRGQAGHGQDVLYMLSNGLGVKLMNDASLTSAELLVVADLSLTEQGADAMVYNACAIDLVELQTWLPQLFSQQAFVQWDLKAQKLIAEQRQCLGKLVLSRKVLTDITPAQKQTAVLAGIRKAGLSVLPWNDQSKALLTRLRCAHLWLPELGFVDYSDEALMADLDKWLLPYLTGVTGPAQMKKIPIIEALLSRLAWSLQKRLDSELPTHFTVPTGSKIKLRYSDNAAPSLPVRIQEMFGQANKPTVANGRVPIVIELLSPAQRPLQITQDLLGFWNGSYAEVKKEMKGRYPKHYWPDNPLEAMPTRRVKKHM from the coding sequence GTGGCAGAGTTACCGATCACTTCCGTATTACCAAGTCTATTTACGGCCTTAAAATCATCGAATCAAGTTATTCTGCAAGCGCCTCCGGGTGCCGGTAAGTCAACGTTATTGCCGTTAAAACTGCTGCAAGAGAAGATCTTTAGTGGCCGCATTTTGATGTTAGAACCGCGCCGTCTTGCCGCGCGGAATATTGCCACGTTTATGGCGTCGCAGTTACAACAAAAGGTCGGCGAGGACGTGGGTTATCGTATGCGTGGAGATACCAAAGTATCGAAATCAACGCGATTGGAAGTGGTAACGGAAGGGATCTTAACCCGGATGATCCAGCAAGATCCGGAACTAAGCGATTATGATTTGATTATCTTTGATGAGTTTCATGAACGTTCATTGAATGCGGATATTGGCTTGGCGTTTGCATTGGAAGTGCAGCAAGGTCTACGCGATGATTTAAAATTATTAGTGATGTCAGCAACACTCGACAGCGAAGGGTTACAGAAAATGTTGCCTGATGCGAAACTGTTGACGGCTGAAGGACGCTGTTTCCCTGTTTCTTATAGTTATCATCCGATGAATTTACAGCACCGTACGATCAAGCAAGCGTTGACCGGAGCAATAGTCGCCACGGTTAAATTAGCACTGCAACAGCAGGGCGGTAATATTCTGGTATTTTTGCCTGGGGTGAGTGAAATTAAACGTTGTCAGCAGCAGTTGCAGGAATTGGTGAATGCGCATCTACAAGTATTGCCTTTATATGGGCAACTGACTCAGCAACAGCAACAGGCGGCAATTAATCCTATTGCTAAAGGGCTGCGCAAGATTGTATTGGCGACCAATATAGCCGAAACCTCATTAACCATTGACGGTATTTCGGTGGTGATTGATTCAGGGCTTGAACGCAGAGTCAGCTTCTCGCCACGTTCTGGTGTCAGCCGCTTACAAACAAAGCGTATTAGCCAAGCATCGGCAACGCAGAGAGCCGGACGAGCAGGGCGATTACAAATCGGGCATTGTTATCGTTTATGGCGCGAAGAAGATCACAGCCGCTTAGATGCGCAAATAGAACCAGAAATTATCACCGCGGATTTAACCTCGACCTGCTTAGAATTAAAGGTATGGGGTGTTAACAGCTTTGCTGAGCTGGCATTACTCGATCAACCTTCAGTGGCAAATGTGCAATATGCTGAAGCGTTATTAACTGACCTTGGCGCATTAAACGCGGGGAATTGTAGTAAACATGGCCAAGCATTGGCTGAATTTGGTATGTCACCACGGTTAGCCCATATGTTGTTAACGGCAAAAGACTGGGAACGTGAACGGCCGGGTATTAGTTGGTTAGCGTGTCGATTAATTGCATTACTTGAAGGTAGTGAACGCTTACCACTGGATTTAGATTTTGCATTGCAACAAATGGCATCGGGGCAATTTGAACAAGCGCAACGTCAAGCACAGCAATGGGCACAACGTTTTGGTTTTGTTAAAAGCAGCAGTCAGTGTCGAAACACTAACACCTATACCGGGTTGTTATTAGCGTTAGCCTATCCAGACCGAATCGCCCAACGTCGAGACAATACTGGACGGGGGCAAGCTGGCCACGGCCAAGATGTGTTGTATATGTTAAGCAATGGACTCGGGGTTAAATTGATGAACGACGCCAGTTTAACCAGTGCCGAGTTATTGGTTGTTGCTGATTTATCCTTAACCGAACAAGGTGCCGATGCCATGGTATATAACGCCTGTGCAATCGATTTAGTTGAATTACAGACCTGGTTACCGCAACTGTTTAGCCAGCAGGCATTTGTACAATGGGATTTAAAAGCTCAGAAGTTGATTGCTGAGCAACGTCAATGTTTAGGCAAGTTAGTATTATCACGTAAAGTATTAACCGATATTACCCCAGCGCAAAAACAAACCGCGGTGTTGGCTGGTATTCGTAAAGCGGGATTATCGGTATTACCATGGAATGACCAAAGTAAGGCGCTATTAACGCGTTTACGTTGTGCGCATTTATGGCTGCCAGAGTTAGGCTTTGTTGATTACAGCGATGAGGCGCTGATGGCGGATTTAGACAAGTGGTTATTACCCTACTTAACGGGCGTAACAGGACCTGCGCAGATGAAAAAAATACCCATTATCGAGGCATTATTATCGCGATTAGCGTGGTCGTTGCAAAAGCGTTTGGATAGTGAATTGCCAACTCATTTCACCGTGCCTACAGGCTCAAAAATAAAATTACGTTATAGTGATAATGCCGCGCCGAGTTTACCCGTGCGTATTCAAGAGATGTTTGGTCAAGCCAATAAACCCACGGTTGCCAATGGTCGCGTGCCGATTGTGATTGAACTACTGTCACCGGCTCAACGTCCGCTTCAGATAACCCAAGATTTACTGGGTTTTTGGAATGGCAGTTATGCCGAGGTTAAAAAAGAAATGAAAGGCCGTTATCCAAAGCACTATTGGCCTGATAATCCACTTGAGGCGATGCCCACTCGACGGGTTAAAAAACATATGTAG
- the rlmF gene encoding 23S rRNA (adenine(1618)-N(6))-methyltransferase RlmF: MTKKTASLHPRNPHQGRYDLTALVKTYPALKAFITLNPSGEDTVDFSDDKAVICLNSALLAHFYQVPNWQIPPGYLCPPIPGRADYIHYIADLLADMNNGEVPTGKRVKALDIGTGANCIYPILGHRSYGWGFVGTDIDTVAAKTANVIVQANPSLSKAIKIVLKKTPGSTFKGVIKYNDKYAVTICNPPFHASMADAAAGTERKIKNLHKGKAAPTDTTKLNFGGQHSELWCEGGELRFVKDMAKESKDFTAQVCWFTSLISKGEHIEELEQYLQGLGVKQIRVIPMSQGQKVSRILAWSFMDTDEQQQWAADNW; this comes from the coding sequence ATGACTAAAAAAACTGCCTCATTGCATCCCCGTAATCCACATCAGGGACGTTATGATTTAACCGCCTTAGTTAAAACATACCCAGCGTTAAAAGCGTTCATAACGCTAAATCCTAGTGGAGAAGATACGGTCGATTTTAGTGATGATAAAGCCGTCATTTGCTTGAACAGTGCATTGTTAGCCCATTTTTACCAAGTACCAAATTGGCAGATCCCACCGGGTTACTTATGTCCGCCAATCCCAGGGCGTGCGGATTATATTCATTATATTGCCGACTTGCTGGCAGACATGAATAATGGCGAAGTACCAACCGGTAAACGTGTTAAAGCGTTAGACATTGGTACAGGCGCTAACTGTATTTACCCTATTCTTGGTCATCGCAGTTATGGCTGGGGTTTTGTGGGTACCGATATTGATACGGTTGCCGCAAAAACCGCGAATGTGATCGTGCAAGCAAACCCGAGCTTAAGCAAAGCGATCAAAATCGTGTTAAAGAAAACGCCAGGCAGTACCTTTAAAGGTGTGATTAAATATAACGACAAATACGCTGTCACGATTTGTAACCCGCCGTTCCATGCATCGATGGCGGATGCGGCAGCAGGCACTGAGCGTAAGATTAAAAATCTGCACAAAGGTAAAGCAGCGCCAACCGACACCACTAAGTTGAACTTCGGTGGTCAGCATTCTGAACTTTGGTGTGAAGGTGGCGAACTACGCTTTGTCAAAGACATGGCGAAAGAAAGTAAAGATTTCACGGCGCAAGTATGTTGGTTTACCAGTCTTATCTCAAAAGGTGAGCATATCGAAGAGCTTGAACAGTATTTACAAGGACTTGGCGTAAAACAAATCCGTGTGATCCCGATGTCGCAAGGCCAGAAAGTCAGTCGTATATTAGCGTGGAGCTTTATGGATACTGATGAGCAACAACAATGGGCTGCCGATAATTGGTAG
- a CDS encoding DUF1294 domain-containing protein, whose product MMLVWLGYSYLVLSIITLLVYGKDKWAATRQVWRTPERTLHLLALFGGWPGALVGQKLFSHKKSKISFKRIFWLTVVGNVLIVLGIFQIDPSYVIVS is encoded by the coding sequence ATGATGTTGGTATGGCTAGGTTACAGTTATTTGGTATTGAGCATTATTACCTTGCTGGTATATGGAAAAGATAAATGGGCAGCGACACGACAGGTATGGCGTACACCAGAGCGTACATTGCACTTGTTGGCGCTGTTCGGTGGTTGGCCGGGTGCGCTCGTCGGACAAAAACTGTTTTCTCATAAAAAAAGTAAAATAAGCTTCAAACGTATTTTTTGGTTAACTGTTGTTGGTAATGTACTCATTGTACTCGGCATTTTTCAAATAGATCCGAGTTATGTGATAGTGAGCTAA
- a CDS encoding peptidoglycan DD-metalloendopeptidase family protein, with protein sequence MSSIKNNKLQLVLMWVLLTSVLLGIVALLPVSDKVDTNTAIKAAPIATTALIDEPASPLDEASTTNSMVTESAVASIAVELAKSYPKTINYVIQKGDTLGAIFEQLDLSQKSLYQILEVDLNVLALDSIKPGQMLIFTEFEGELTRLELHISLAQQIIYKRQGDSGFEFEQINVDGEWREHSYIGQIEYSFSGSAKKAGLSLFEAQFIASLLKDKINFSRDFRIGDTFKVLVSRQYIGDQLTGENRIDAVSINNRSRNISAYLYEGAYYDEAGLSIERAFVRRPVSSKYRISSSFNPKRLHPVTGLLRPHNGTDFATPIGTPIFATGDGVVSRVLNHKYAGLYIEISNGQTYRTRFLHLSKALVRKGQRVKRGQKIALSGNSGRITGPHLHYELHMRGRAVNAMTADIPIASAIDKRQQAAFKLALNNYHAAWEHVKS encoded by the coding sequence ATGTCGTCAATTAAGAACAATAAATTACAATTAGTGCTGATGTGGGTACTATTAACCAGCGTATTGCTTGGTATTGTCGCGTTATTACCGGTGAGCGATAAAGTCGATACCAATACTGCGATAAAGGCTGCGCCGATTGCGACAACCGCGCTTATCGATGAACCAGCATCGCCACTTGATGAAGCAAGTACGACGAACTCGATGGTTACCGAATCAGCAGTGGCATCAATCGCAGTAGAATTGGCCAAGTCTTATCCCAAAACAATTAACTATGTGATCCAAAAGGGTGACACCTTAGGGGCTATTTTTGAGCAATTAGATCTAAGCCAAAAGAGTCTTTACCAAATTCTGGAAGTGGATTTAAACGTGCTGGCATTAGACAGTATTAAACCGGGACAAATGTTAATCTTTACTGAATTTGAAGGGGAATTAACGCGTTTGGAATTACACATAAGCTTAGCGCAGCAAATAATTTATAAACGCCAAGGTGATAGTGGTTTTGAATTTGAACAGATAAATGTTGATGGTGAATGGCGCGAGCACAGCTACATTGGCCAGATTGAGTACAGTTTTTCAGGATCTGCAAAAAAAGCGGGATTATCGTTATTTGAAGCGCAATTTATTGCCAGTTTATTAAAAGATAAAATCAATTTCAGCCGTGATTTCCGTATTGGTGATACGTTTAAAGTATTGGTATCTCGTCAATATATAGGTGACCAACTGACGGGCGAAAACCGTATTGATGCGGTGAGTATTAATAATCGCAGCCGTAATATTAGTGCCTATTTGTACGAAGGTGCTTATTATGACGAAGCTGGTTTAAGCATTGAACGTGCTTTTGTGCGTCGTCCTGTTAGCAGTAAATACCGTATATCATCAAGCTTCAATCCAAAGCGTTTACACCCAGTGACCGGTTTATTACGTCCGCATAATGGCACCGATTTTGCGACGCCGATTGGTACACCTATTTTCGCTACCGGCGATGGTGTGGTATCTCGTGTGCTTAATCATAAGTATGCTGGTTTGTATATCGAGATCTCAAACGGTCAAACCTACCGTACTCGTTTCTTGCACCTGAGTAAGGCATTAGTGAGAAAAGGGCAACGGGTTAAACGCGGCCAAAAAATTGCATTATCGGGAAATAGTGGCCGTATTACCGGACCACATCTGCATTACGAACTACATATGCGCGGTCGTGCGGTGAATGCCATGACTGCAGATATTCCGATTGCGTCAGCGATTGATAAGCGCCAGCAAGCGGCATTTAAACTGGCGTTAAATAATTATCATGCGGCTTGGGAACACGTTAAAAGTTAA
- the arfB gene encoding alternative ribosome rescue aminoacyl-tRNA hydrolase ArfB — MIFISSNVSIPDSEIDIQAIRAQGAGGQNVNKVSTAIHLRFDIKASSLPEFYKERLLALNDHRITKDGVIIIKSQDSRSQDFNKQVAFERLIELIKQATVIQKARRATKPSRNAKKKRMDTKTQRGKTKNMRGKVNF; from the coding sequence ATGATTTTCATCTCGAGCAATGTATCCATTCCCGATTCCGAAATTGATATCCAGGCCATCCGCGCGCAAGGTGCCGGTGGTCAAAACGTCAATAAAGTATCAACCGCGATCCATTTGCGCTTTGATATTAAAGCCTCGTCATTACCTGAATTTTACAAAGAAAGGTTATTGGCGTTAAATGATCATCGCATCACCAAAGATGGCGTCATCATCATTAAAAGTCAAGATTCGCGTAGTCAAGATTTTAACAAGCAGGTGGCGTTTGAACGCTTAATCGAACTGATTAAGCAGGCCACAGTGATCCAAAAGGCACGTCGTGCTACCAAGCCCAGTCGAAATGCCAAAAAAAAACGTATGGACACTAAAACTCAGCGTGGTAAAACCAAAAACATGCGCGGTAAAGTTAACTTTTAA
- a CDS encoding GNAT family N-acetyltransferase, with protein MIIRPVKETDAKALSALFSQLNDETPFMAMGEKNNATELSEHLALFINSATQVLYVIEQDGHKLLGFAIGITGYISGDSHTASLVMGIVQASIGKGLGQQLLLHVEAWARLHKLQQLELTVMIDNENAIAFYKHAGFKQQIAKPAGMIDALTENELYMLKVV; from the coding sequence GTGATAATTAGACCAGTCAAAGAAACGGATGCTAAAGCCTTATCTGCGTTATTTTCTCAACTCAATGATGAAACGCCGTTTATGGCCATGGGGGAGAAAAATAACGCCACTGAACTCAGTGAGCATCTGGCCTTATTTATCAATTCAGCAACCCAGGTGCTGTATGTGATAGAGCAGGACGGCCATAAGCTGCTTGGTTTTGCGATTGGTATAACCGGTTATATTAGTGGCGATAGTCATACTGCATCTTTGGTTATGGGTATTGTGCAAGCGAGTATCGGTAAGGGGCTTGGTCAGCAATTATTGTTACACGTTGAAGCCTGGGCTCGGTTGCATAAATTACAACAGCTAGAATTAACCGTCATGATAGACAATGAAAACGCGATAGCCTTTTATAAACACGCTGGATTTAAGCAACAAATAGCAAAGCCAGCAGGGATGATTGACGCGCTGACTGAAAATGAATTATATATGCTAAAGGTTGTTTAA
- the mrcB gene encoding penicillin-binding protein 1B has product MAKRPVSDDTKKTVTKRKSAASTAAKKITTKSPARKIAKKKAKKAKDRTWTRSIVIFLLKFSLAFSAIFILYGMYLDSKIQARFSGPIWKTPAQIYARSLALTPGMFLPHEKLVEELVLLNYLKVAKPRSAGQFSVSKTKVELFRRSFTYLDGTEPNQALFLTFADNRLVSIRDQQTGKYLKSANLDPMLIDTLQAPNQEDRILVELQNYPQLLIDTLLLVEDRDFYHHSGISPVAIIRAAFANMNAGRTVQGGSTLTQQLVKNFFLTRQRSYWRKFNEAYMAILINYRLSKDAVLSGYLNEVYLGQNYSDGVYGFGLASYFYFGRPVPEITIEQMALLVAVVKGPSFYDPWRYPERALERRDMIIRLLSKNGKISTPEYREAISRPLGIIPRGHMSISKVPAFLSLLRRELKTTFGDALYDQSGLKIFTSLDPLAQRAAETAITQGLPRLEKARHISGLEVAMVVTDRHYGRVIAIVGGRNTQYAGFNRALDASRPIGSVVKPAIYLTAFEQGYDLNSPLEDKPLRLNNQYGNNWQPKNYDRKYRGEVPLYQALMQSLNVPTVNLGMALGIDNVIESLKRLGVEKVDNHYPSMLLGALNMSPFQVSQMYQTIATGGVYYKLTVLVAVVDADGDLVYQQNLKGSRRFSREDTDLTIYNMTLVAKQGTARRLSWQFPGINFAGKTGSTDNLRDSWFVGLDNRDVVTVWVGRDDNKTSTLTGSSGALTVFGDYMKLRSADSLAIN; this is encoded by the coding sequence TTGGCTAAACGTCCCGTAAGTGATGACACCAAAAAGACTGTCACGAAACGAAAATCCGCTGCAAGCACAGCAGCAAAGAAAATCACAACGAAATCCCCGGCCAGGAAAATAGCCAAGAAAAAGGCTAAAAAAGCAAAAGATCGCACTTGGACTCGCAGTATCGTCATTTTCCTCCTTAAATTTAGTCTGGCTTTTTCGGCTATCTTTATTCTTTACGGCATGTATTTAGACAGTAAAATTCAAGCGCGATTCTCTGGCCCTATTTGGAAAACACCAGCGCAGATCTATGCGCGTAGTTTAGCGTTAACACCTGGCATGTTTTTACCTCATGAAAAGTTGGTCGAAGAGCTGGTATTACTCAATTATTTAAAAGTAGCAAAACCGCGTAGCGCCGGGCAGTTTTCTGTTTCCAAGACCAAAGTGGAATTATTTCGCCGCAGCTTTACCTATCTTGATGGCACCGAGCCTAATCAAGCGCTGTTTTTAACCTTCGCAGATAACCGCTTAGTCAGCATTCGTGATCAGCAAACCGGTAAATACCTTAAGTCTGCTAACCTCGATCCTATGCTGATTGATACCTTACAAGCACCCAATCAAGAAGATCGTATCTTGGTTGAATTACAAAATTACCCACAACTGTTAATTGATACTTTATTGCTGGTGGAAGATCGTGATTTCTATCATCATAGCGGGATATCACCGGTTGCTATTATCCGCGCTGCATTCGCTAATATGAATGCCGGGCGTACTGTACAAGGCGGTAGTACCTTAACCCAGCAATTAGTGAAAAACTTCTTCTTAACCCGTCAGCGTAGTTATTGGCGTAAGTTTAACGAAGCCTATATGGCAATATTGATTAACTACCGTTTAAGTAAAGACGCGGTTTTAAGTGGTTATCTTAATGAAGTGTATTTAGGCCAAAATTACAGTGATGGTGTTTATGGTTTTGGGTTAGCGAGTTACTTTTATTTTGGTCGCCCAGTACCAGAGATCACCATAGAGCAGATGGCATTGTTGGTTGCTGTAGTCAAAGGACCGTCGTTTTATGATCCTTGGCGTTATCCAGAACGTGCGCTAGAACGTCGTGACATGATCATTCGTTTATTGTCTAAAAATGGCAAGATCAGCACCCCTGAATATCGCGAGGCTATCTCGAGACCGTTAGGTATTATTCCGCGTGGACACATGAGTATATCTAAAGTACCCGCGTTTTTATCCTTGTTACGCCGTGAGTTAAAAACCACGTTTGGTGATGCCTTGTATGATCAATCGGGATTAAAAATATTTACCAGTTTAGATCCGCTTGCTCAGCGTGCCGCTGAAACCGCCATTACACAAGGTCTGCCACGGTTAGAGAAAGCCCGTCACATCTCTGGATTAGAAGTGGCAATGGTGGTAACCGACCGTCATTATGGTCGTGTGATTGCGATTGTGGGTGGACGTAATACCCAGTATGCCGGCTTTAACCGGGCGCTTGATGCTTCACGTCCGATTGGCTCGGTGGTGAAACCAGCGATTTATTTAACGGCGTTTGAACAAGGTTATGACCTTAATTCACCGTTAGAAGATAAACCGCTACGGTTAAATAATCAGTACGGTAATAATTGGCAACCGAAAAATTATGATCGTAAATACCGTGGTGAAGTGCCGTTATACCAAGCCTTGATGCAGTCGCTTAATGTGCCAACGGTTAATTTAGGCATGGCGCTCGGCATTGATAATGTCATTGAAAGTTTAAAACGACTGGGCGTTGAAAAGGTCGATAATCACTATCCGTCGATGTTGCTCGGGGCGTTAAATATGTCACCGTTCCAAGTTTCACAAATGTATCAAACCATTGCGACAGGAGGGGTGTATTATAAGTTAACTGTATTGGTGGCAGTCGTGGATGCAGACGGTGATCTGGTTTATCAACAGAATTTAAAAGGTAGCCGTCGATTCTCGCGTGAAGATACTGATTTGACGATTTATAATATGACATTGGTGGCCAAGCAAGGCACTGCACGTCGTTTAAGTTGGCAATTTCCGGGGATTAACTTTGCCGGTAAAACAGGCTCGACTGATAACTTACGTGACAGTTGGTTTGTCGGTTTAGATAATCGCGATGTAGTGACCGTCTGGGTGGGACGTGATGATAATAAAACCTCCACATTAACCGGTTCGAGCGGTGCATTGACGGTATTTGGTGATTACATGAAATTACGTAGTGCCGATAGTTTGGCGATAAATTAG
- a CDS encoding TIGR04219 family outer membrane beta-barrel protein, whose translation MKKQLLALTILTALSNNVTADMLGTYFGADVWKSGVDGTLSYNNTDFTTDYEDTYNYRIYAKFEHPIPLIPNVALSLSNIDIEGSSAGENINLKTVDFTLYYEFLDNDIVSLDAGVTWRQLNGTFEDGSTDVSFSGPLPMGYAYGEVGLPMFPLKAFAMINAIGITGDVYGDAEIGLAFMINPGYVLDWSIRAGYRIQQLDFKVDDVKADATIDGVFVGLEGHF comes from the coding sequence ATGAAAAAACAACTACTTGCACTAACTATTCTGACTGCTCTTTCAAACAACGTAACGGCTGATATGCTTGGCACCTACTTTGGTGCAGATGTATGGAAATCCGGTGTTGATGGCACACTTAGCTATAATAATACCGATTTTACGACTGATTACGAAGACACTTACAACTACCGTATCTACGCTAAATTTGAACACCCAATCCCATTAATTCCAAATGTGGCACTTAGTCTTTCTAATATTGACATTGAAGGTTCTTCAGCAGGTGAAAACATCAACCTAAAAACGGTTGATTTTACGCTGTATTATGAATTCTTAGACAATGACATTGTATCACTGGATGCCGGTGTTACCTGGCGTCAGCTGAATGGTACTTTCGAAGATGGTTCTACGGATGTGTCATTCTCAGGTCCGTTACCTATGGGTTATGCTTACGGTGAAGTTGGCTTACCTATGTTCCCACTTAAAGCCTTTGCGATGATCAATGCCATTGGTATCACGGGTGATGTATACGGCGATGCTGAAATCGGTCTTGCGTTCATGATCAACCCTGGTTATGTACTAGATTGGTCTATCCGTGCTGGCTACCGTATTCAACAGCTTGATTTTAAAGTTGATGACGTGAAAGCAGATGCAACCATTGACGGGGTATTTGTTGGTTTAGAAGGTCACTTCTAA